One segment of Apus apus isolate bApuApu2 chromosome 1, bApuApu2.pri.cur, whole genome shotgun sequence DNA contains the following:
- the MID1IP1 gene encoding mid1-interacting protein 1, translating to MMQICDSYSQKYSLFNAMNRFIGAVNNMDQTVMVPSLLRDVPLLLEELDAAGAVCPPREAALTPGDPGAYFSRRDMYSHYVLLKSIRNDIEWGVVQPPAGEEAARKKDKLGGGPAEEGEGEEDLEQQFHYHLSGLHSVLSKLTRKANVLTNRYKQEIGFSSWGQ from the coding sequence aTGATGCAGATCTGCGACTCGTACAGCCAGAAGTACTCCCTCTTCAACGCCATGAACCGCTTCATCGGCGCCGTCAACAACATGGACCAGACGGTGATGGTGCCCAGCCTGCTGCGGGACGTGccgctgctgctggaggagctggatgCGGCGGGCGCCGTCTGCCCGCCCCGGGAGGCCGCCCTGACGCCCGGCGACCCCGGCGCCTACTTCTCCCGCAGGGACATGTACAGCCACTACGTGCTGCTCAAGTCCATCCGCAACGACATCGAGTGGGGGGTGGTGCAGCCTCCGGCGGGCGAGGAGGCGGCCCGCAAGAAGGACAAGCTGGGCGGCGGGCCCGCCGAGGAGGGCGAGGGGGAGGAGGACCTGGAGCAGCAGTTCCACTACCACCTCAGCGGACTCCACTCGGTGCTCTCCAAGCTCACCCGCAAGGCCAACGTCCTTACCAACCGGTACAAGCAGGAGATCGGCTTCAGCAGCTGGGGGCAGTGA